A single region of the Mycobacterium lentiflavum genome encodes:
- a CDS encoding nitrile hydratase subunit beta: MAEKYGVDNPVPPWKTSLDGICDALDQSACGPAVLNFVERRNEEDALSATVYADLPYPESRLVALAHSLVARGVIDEAELAERLAAVRSRLEA, encoded by the coding sequence ATGGCGGAGAAATACGGTGTCGACAATCCGGTGCCGCCCTGGAAGACAAGCCTGGATGGCATCTGCGATGCCCTTGACCAAAGTGCTTGTGGCCCAGCAGTACTCAATTTCGTCGAGCGCCGCAACGAAGAGGATGCGCTGTCGGCGACGGTCTACGCCGACCTGCCCTACCCGGAAAGCCGATTGGTCGCCTTGGCGCACTCGCTGGTGGCACGCGGCGTCATCGACGAAGCCGAGCTGGCCGAACGACTGGCGGCAGTCAGGTCCCGGCTGGAAGCCTGA
- the scnC gene encoding thiocyanate hydrolase subunit gamma, translated as MTAHDHDHDHDRTAAPMVDEITDFEVLEIALRELCIEKGIFTAEEHRLMTEYAEQIGPTPAARLVARAWLDPEFKDLVVSDPLAASKEVGVDWLQPTGFGTPSDFTAFHVLVDTPTLHHVIVCTLCSCYPRPILGNSPEWYRTPNFRRRIVRWPRQVLAEFGLYLSEDVEIRVEDSNQKHRFMVMPVRPEGTDGWTEDQLVEILTRDCLIGVALPKAGVTTNAITATRPATHPVGD; from the coding sequence ATGACCGCTCACGATCACGATCACGATCACGATCGCACCGCCGCGCCGATGGTGGACGAGATCACCGACTTCGAGGTCCTGGAGATCGCCCTTCGCGAATTGTGTATCGAGAAAGGGATTTTCACCGCGGAGGAACACCGGCTGATGACCGAGTACGCCGAACAGATCGGCCCGACGCCGGCCGCGCGCCTGGTGGCCCGGGCGTGGCTCGACCCCGAGTTCAAAGACTTGGTCGTTTCCGACCCGCTCGCAGCCAGCAAGGAAGTCGGCGTCGATTGGCTGCAGCCGACGGGGTTCGGAACGCCGAGCGATTTCACGGCTTTCCACGTTCTGGTGGACACGCCCACGCTGCACCACGTGATCGTGTGCACGCTGTGTTCGTGTTATCCCCGTCCGATCCTGGGCAATTCGCCCGAGTGGTACCGGACGCCCAACTTCCGGCGTCGCATCGTGCGCTGGCCGCGCCAGGTGCTCGCGGAGTTCGGGCTCTATCTTTCCGAGGACGTCGAGATCCGAGTGGAGGATTCCAACCAGAAACACCGCTTCATGGTGATGCCCGTTCGCCCCGAAGGAACCGACGGCTGGACCGAGGACCAGCTGGTCGAGATCCTCACTCGCGATTGCCTGATCGGCGTCGCGCTGCCCAAGGCCGGGGTGACGACGAACGCGATCACCGCGACCCGGCCCGCCACCCACCCGGTCGGCGACTGA
- a CDS encoding SH3-like domain-containing protein — protein sequence MATPFDRAVQLDLVARLKSSYPELPDAPTPDLIDHERFAAYTKTPHDVGGEPDAPIEYQNKQYEIWEENTYIMCEVLGWRGIWLSEERRRMGNVDLGRAIYLGLPYYVRWLLAVVRVLVEKHHIGLSELAERMTEVKARYEGGLQGKALEAKPKFAGDPAEVKRNEHHIRAVGTGDPQIFAGQAGEPKFRVGDKVVVKELPILLYTRTQEYVRGATGEIAVVTYESPAAEDETWAGPDQKPEWFYIVRFNLAELWHGYTGPSNDTLQTEIPERWLEAAGSERASA from the coding sequence ATGGCGACTCCTTTTGACCGCGCAGTGCAACTGGATCTGGTCGCCAGGCTCAAGTCCTCCTACCCGGAACTTCCCGACGCGCCCACCCCCGATCTCATCGATCACGAGCGATTCGCCGCGTACACCAAGACACCGCACGACGTCGGCGGCGAGCCGGATGCCCCGATCGAATACCAGAACAAGCAGTACGAGATCTGGGAAGAGAACACCTACATCATGTGCGAGGTGCTCGGCTGGCGGGGTATCTGGTTGTCGGAGGAACGGCGGCGGATGGGCAACGTCGACCTGGGCCGCGCGATCTATCTTGGTCTCCCGTATTACGTGCGCTGGCTGCTCGCCGTCGTGCGCGTGCTGGTCGAGAAACACCACATCGGGCTCAGCGAATTAGCCGAGCGCATGACCGAGGTGAAGGCCCGATACGAAGGCGGCCTGCAGGGGAAGGCATTAGAGGCCAAGCCGAAATTCGCAGGCGATCCGGCCGAGGTCAAACGCAACGAACACCACATCCGTGCCGTCGGCACCGGCGACCCGCAGATATTCGCCGGTCAGGCCGGCGAACCCAAGTTTCGGGTCGGCGACAAGGTCGTCGTGAAGGAGCTGCCGATTCTGCTCTATACCCGAACCCAGGAATATGTGCGGGGCGCGACGGGTGAAATCGCGGTGGTCACCTACGAAAGCCCCGCCGCCGAGGACGAGACCTGGGCGGGCCCCGATCAAAAACCCGAGTGGTTCTACATCGTTCGGTTCAACCTCGCCGAACTTTGGCACGGCTACACCGGTCCCTCCAACGACACCCTGCAAACCGAGATACCCGAGCGATGGCTCGAAGCGGCCGGATCCGAGAGGGCCTCAGCATGA
- a CDS encoding enoyl-CoA hydratase-related protein, whose protein sequence is MERRVLEAIIYEREPPIARIILNRVDKANTKDAVLVTEVDDCLHEADRDSEIKVVILKANGKGFCGGHVARWGPDENPYPDFGNTFEDLYKGTADLFLWPTLYLWEFPKPTISQIHGYCMGGGIYLGLLTDFCVASDDAYFQMPLAQSLGEPGGHTMIEPWLLMNWHRTMDWLLLAPTLSAQQALEWGLLNRVVPREDLEDTVEQMARKIAQIPLTTLMAVKNNVKRAWELMGMRVHLQVSHILTNMVGAATDVQARRAELMQSGMKPRDFVDRDDS, encoded by the coding sequence ATGGAGCGTCGCGTCCTCGAGGCGATCATCTATGAACGTGAACCGCCGATCGCGCGGATAATTTTGAATCGGGTCGACAAAGCGAATACCAAAGATGCCGTGCTCGTCACCGAAGTCGACGATTGCCTACACGAGGCGGACCGAGACAGCGAGATCAAGGTCGTCATTCTCAAGGCGAACGGCAAGGGTTTCTGCGGCGGCCACGTCGCGCGCTGGGGCCCTGACGAAAACCCTTATCCCGATTTCGGAAATACGTTCGAGGACCTCTACAAAGGCACCGCGGACCTATTTCTGTGGCCCACGCTGTACTTGTGGGAGTTCCCCAAGCCGACGATCTCGCAGATTCACGGCTATTGCATGGGCGGCGGGATCTATCTCGGGCTGTTGACCGACTTCTGCGTGGCCTCCGACGACGCCTATTTCCAGATGCCGCTCGCCCAAAGCCTCGGAGAACCGGGCGGCCACACCATGATTGAGCCGTGGTTACTGATGAACTGGCATCGCACCATGGACTGGCTGTTGCTGGCGCCGACGCTGTCCGCCCAACAAGCCCTGGAGTGGGGGCTGCTGAATAGGGTGGTGCCGCGCGAAGATCTCGAGGACACGGTCGAACAGATGGCGCGCAAGATCGCCCAGATCCCGTTGACCACACTGATGGCGGTGAAGAACAACGTCAAGCGCGCATGGGAATTGATGGGTATGCGCGTGCACCTTCAGGTCAGCCACATCCTGACCAACATGGTCGGTGCCGCGACCGATGTCCAGGCGCGGCGTGCCGAACTGATGCAATCAGGCATGAAGCCACGCGATTTCGTCGACCGCGACGATTCCTAG
- a CDS encoding FAD-binding protein, translating into MTTQWDRSVDLLIAGSGGGGMVAGLAALDSGLEPLIVEKQALVGGSTGLSGGIVWLPNNPLMRADGIADSHEDGLAYLADVVGDIGAASSPARREMFLTAGYEMINFLIRKGVRLIRCAGWSDYYPNHKGGNESGRAVEGIPFDAAELGSWHDKVQPPLAKNYGYVVLTNELRSVQYFNRAPRAFAVATKVFARTAAARARRTQLLTNGASLIAQMLKALIDLGGDQPPLWTNTAMEDLIVEDGRVVGARVNRDGVALNIEARKGVLLAAGGFGHNKEMRRRYSGDQPNEGQWSIANAGDTGEVLETAMRLGAKTDLLDEAWWLPSVFIANGGAVAASLGSGRQRPGAIYVDSSGRRFCNESNSYVEVGKAMYANKAVPCWMIFDDGYVRRYVTSSNPLKRNQHLPPELIEKGAVKRGVTIADLARQIDLPADELSRTIERFNRFSAKGLDPDFGRGQSAYNDCLGDPGYRPNAAIGPLDRAPFYATRVLPADVGTCGGVITNEYAQVLDQQDQVIDGLYATGNTTATVMGRTYPGAGASIASSMVFGYVAARHAAGRRIAGEKSR; encoded by the coding sequence ATGACGACGCAGTGGGACCGCTCGGTCGACCTGCTGATTGCGGGCAGCGGTGGCGGCGGCATGGTGGCCGGGCTTGCGGCACTGGACAGCGGGCTGGAACCCCTGATCGTCGAAAAGCAGGCCCTGGTCGGCGGATCGACCGGGCTTTCCGGCGGTATCGTCTGGCTGCCCAACAACCCGTTGATGCGCGCCGACGGCATCGCCGATTCGCACGAAGACGGCCTGGCCTATCTGGCCGATGTGGTCGGCGATATCGGTGCGGCTTCCTCACCTGCGCGCCGGGAGATGTTCCTCACCGCGGGCTACGAAATGATCAATTTCCTGATCCGCAAGGGTGTTCGGCTGATCCGCTGCGCCGGTTGGAGCGACTACTACCCGAACCACAAGGGCGGCAACGAGTCCGGCCGCGCCGTAGAGGGAATCCCGTTCGACGCTGCCGAGCTCGGCAGCTGGCACGACAAGGTGCAGCCGCCGCTGGCCAAGAACTACGGGTACGTGGTGTTGACCAACGAGCTTCGTTCGGTTCAGTACTTCAACCGTGCGCCACGCGCATTCGCGGTCGCCACCAAGGTGTTCGCGCGCACCGCCGCGGCACGAGCTCGCCGCACCCAATTGCTCACCAACGGCGCCTCACTGATCGCGCAGATGCTCAAGGCGCTGATCGACCTCGGAGGAGATCAACCGCCACTGTGGACGAACACCGCGATGGAAGACCTGATCGTCGAGGACGGCCGTGTCGTCGGTGCTCGGGTCAATCGCGACGGCGTCGCGCTGAACATCGAAGCGCGCAAGGGAGTTCTGCTGGCCGCCGGCGGCTTCGGCCACAACAAGGAGATGCGTCGCCGGTACAGCGGCGACCAGCCCAACGAAGGCCAATGGTCGATCGCCAACGCCGGTGATACCGGCGAAGTGCTCGAAACGGCAATGCGGCTGGGCGCCAAGACCGATCTGCTCGACGAAGCATGGTGGCTGCCTTCGGTTTTCATCGCCAACGGCGGTGCGGTCGCCGCGTCCCTGGGTTCGGGGCGGCAGCGGCCCGGCGCCATCTACGTCGACTCGTCCGGCCGTCGGTTCTGCAACGAGTCGAACTCCTACGTCGAGGTCGGCAAGGCGATGTACGCCAACAAGGCGGTCCCTTGCTGGATGATCTTCGACGACGGATACGTGCGTCGGTACGTCACCAGTTCCAACCCGCTGAAACGCAACCAACACCTGCCCCCGGAGCTGATCGAGAAGGGTGCGGTCAAACGCGGCGTCACGATCGCCGATCTGGCCCGCCAGATCGACCTGCCCGCCGATGAGCTGTCGCGCACCATCGAACGGTTCAACCGGTTCTCCGCTAAGGGATTGGATCCCGACTTCGGACGTGGGCAGTCGGCCTACAACGACTGCCTCGGTGATCCGGGATATCGACCGAACGCCGCGATCGGCCCACTGGACCGCGCGCCGTTCTACGCGACCCGTGTTCTGCCAGCGGATGTCGGAACATGCGGCGGTGTGATCACCAACGAATACGCGCAAGTGCTCGATCAGCAGGACCAGGTGATCGATGGCCTGTACGCGACGGGCAACACGACCGCGACGGTGATGGGCCGCACGTATCCGGGTGCGGGGGCGAGCATCGCCAGCTCGATGGTTTTCGGTTACGTCGCCGCACGGCATGCGGCCGGCCGCAGAATCGCCGGCGAGAAAAGCCGCTAG
- a CDS encoding aromatic ring-hydroxylating oxygenase subunit alpha, which yields MAVETGPRRAQANWTALPVPWAVAAADRIPKQRYYDPDFYALEAEMLWPRVWQMACRLEEIPKAGDYVEYEILDESIIVVRVDTETVRAYHNACRHRGVKLVEGNGNRRTFVCPFHGWCWGIDGRNTNVARPEAFAEDNMRRDDLELVSVRCELWGGCAWINLDAGAPALRECMEPFASIYDAWHVETLRTEWWQSCRLPVNWKLATAAFMEGYHVPQTHPQLLPSSMPTTTAKPGLAQTNLYFMRTLGEGMAGMTHENDVRIAEGLQNIELPADPAEAMVTWRRTLNDAIVGWHRARGCDMPDLNELERRGITEAINFAFPHYFLLPQYSSASSYRIRPLGPEETLFEIWSLTRIPPDQVTGKPTPPEPMAPDDPRWPPIPAQDFSNLPRQQKGLHSRGFEFMRLSDQIEGLISNFERVIDGFLAGLPYDALVPAIRKTNTTIDVPIADLGFRSEAQ from the coding sequence ATGGCTGTAGAAACAGGTCCGAGACGTGCCCAGGCGAACTGGACGGCGTTACCGGTGCCGTGGGCCGTGGCGGCCGCCGATCGAATTCCCAAGCAGCGCTACTACGATCCGGACTTCTACGCGCTGGAGGCCGAGATGTTGTGGCCCCGGGTGTGGCAGATGGCTTGCCGGCTCGAGGAGATACCCAAGGCCGGCGACTACGTCGAGTACGAGATTCTCGACGAGTCGATCATCGTGGTGCGGGTCGACACCGAGACGGTGCGGGCCTATCACAACGCGTGTCGCCACCGCGGGGTAAAGCTGGTGGAAGGCAACGGAAATCGGCGTACCTTCGTGTGCCCTTTCCACGGCTGGTGCTGGGGCATCGACGGCCGCAACACCAACGTGGCGCGGCCCGAGGCGTTCGCCGAGGACAACATGCGCCGCGACGACCTCGAACTCGTCTCGGTCCGCTGTGAGCTCTGGGGCGGTTGCGCGTGGATCAACCTCGACGCCGGCGCGCCGGCGTTGCGGGAGTGCATGGAACCATTCGCCTCGATCTATGACGCCTGGCACGTGGAAACGCTGCGCACCGAGTGGTGGCAATCCTGCCGACTGCCGGTGAACTGGAAATTGGCGACGGCGGCATTCATGGAGGGTTACCACGTTCCGCAGACGCACCCGCAACTGCTGCCGTCGAGCATGCCTACCACCACCGCGAAGCCTGGCCTGGCGCAGACCAACCTGTATTTCATGCGCACGCTCGGCGAAGGCATGGCGGGCATGACGCACGAGAACGACGTCCGCATCGCCGAGGGCTTGCAGAACATTGAGCTGCCGGCCGATCCGGCCGAGGCCATGGTCACCTGGCGCAGGACGCTCAACGACGCCATCGTCGGCTGGCATCGCGCCCGGGGTTGCGACATGCCCGATCTCAACGAGTTGGAACGGCGCGGCATCACCGAGGCGATCAATTTCGCTTTCCCCCATTACTTTTTGCTGCCGCAATACAGCAGCGCTTCGTCGTACCGGATCCGACCGTTGGGGCCCGAGGAGACCCTGTTCGAGATCTGGTCGCTGACGCGGATCCCGCCGGACCAGGTCACCGGCAAGCCCACTCCACCCGAACCCATGGCACCCGACGACCCGCGCTGGCCGCCGATTCCGGCCCAGGACTTCTCCAACTTGCCGCGGCAGCAAAAAGGATTGCACTCCAGGGGATTTGAGTTCATGCGACTTTCCGACCAGATCGAAGGTTTGATCTCGAACTTCGAACGGGTTATTGACGGGTTCCTCGCCGGACTGCCGTATGACGCGCTGGTTCCGGCGATCCGGAAGACCAACACCACGATCGACGTGCCGATCGCGGATCTCGGCTTTCGCTCGGAGGCACAATGA
- a CDS encoding acyl-CoA synthetase yields the protein MNIADHAIAAAQSPALIADGRTISFGELYDRSQRVAAALHDAGLRRGDGVALVLPNRPEFFEITWGCQLSGLYYTAVNTHFTPDEVAYVIGDSDARVVFIDASMPEVAAYVRNVNTAVDVHIGVGAELPGWARYEDALAAAGAAPPLSDGSEMLYSSGTTGRPKAVRRPLPSDGNGSWAQSVLELALIHKYGMDQSSVYLSPAPLYHAAGVNYTMAANRVGAASIIMKKFDPEAVLRLIEAHRVTHAQFVPTMFVRMLKLPEAVRRSYDVSSLRCVIHAAAPCPVNVKHQMMDWLGPIIHEYYGGTEGFAGTVIGPEEWLAHPGSVGIPMAPVHVVGDDGQELPIGQAGELYFEGGPDFEYFKDPAKTASVYNDRGWRSLGDMGYVDEDGYMYLTDRSTFMIVSGGVNIYPQETENLLVMHPKLVDAAVFGVPNDEFGEEVKAVVQPVAGVETGPDLEAELIAYCRAHLAGYKCPRTIEFDPELPRDPNGKLYKRRIRERYWQGRASRIV from the coding sequence GTGAACATCGCCGATCATGCGATCGCGGCCGCACAGTCGCCGGCGTTGATTGCCGACGGCCGCACGATCTCGTTCGGCGAACTCTACGACCGCAGCCAACGGGTCGCCGCGGCGCTGCACGACGCGGGGCTGCGCCGCGGCGATGGGGTGGCCCTGGTCCTGCCGAATCGACCGGAATTCTTCGAAATCACCTGGGGTTGCCAGCTTTCCGGTCTCTACTACACCGCCGTCAACACCCATTTCACCCCCGACGAGGTTGCCTACGTGATCGGCGACTCGGATGCCAGGGTGGTGTTCATCGATGCCTCGATGCCCGAAGTCGCCGCCTACGTCCGCAATGTCAACACCGCCGTCGACGTCCACATCGGCGTTGGCGCAGAACTGCCCGGCTGGGCCCGGTACGAGGATGCACTGGCAGCCGCGGGCGCCGCGCCACCGTTGTCGGACGGATCCGAGATGCTCTACTCGTCCGGCACCACCGGACGGCCCAAGGCGGTCCGCCGGCCGCTGCCGTCCGACGGTAACGGCTCCTGGGCACAGTCGGTGCTCGAGCTGGCACTGATCCACAAGTACGGCATGGACCAATCGAGTGTGTACCTGTCCCCGGCGCCGCTGTATCACGCGGCCGGCGTTAACTACACGATGGCGGCCAACCGGGTGGGTGCGGCGTCGATCATCATGAAGAAGTTCGACCCCGAAGCGGTCTTGCGACTGATCGAGGCGCACCGGGTGACCCACGCCCAGTTCGTTCCGACGATGTTCGTCCGGATGCTCAAACTGCCCGAGGCGGTGCGGCGCAGCTACGACGTCTCCAGCCTGCGCTGCGTCATCCATGCGGCCGCCCCGTGCCCGGTCAACGTCAAGCACCAGATGATGGACTGGCTCGGGCCGATCATCCACGAATACTATGGCGGCACTGAAGGATTCGCGGGAACCGTGATCGGTCCCGAGGAGTGGCTGGCCCACCCGGGCTCGGTGGGCATCCCGATGGCCCCGGTGCACGTGGTCGGCGACGACGGACAAGAGCTTCCCATCGGCCAGGCCGGAGAGCTTTACTTCGAAGGTGGACCCGATTTCGAGTACTTCAAGGATCCCGCCAAGACCGCGTCGGTATACAACGACCGCGGCTGGCGCTCCCTGGGGGACATGGGATATGTCGACGAGGACGGCTACATGTACCTGACCGATCGGTCGACGTTCATGATCGTCTCCGGCGGGGTGAACATCTACCCGCAGGAGACGGAGAACCTTCTGGTCATGCATCCCAAACTGGTCGATGCCGCGGTCTTCGGCGTGCCCAACGATGAGTTCGGCGAAGAGGTCAAGGCCGTCGTGCAGCCTGTCGCCGGCGTCGAGACCGGGCCCGACCTGGAGGCCGAGCTGATCGCGTACTGCCGAGCACACCTGGCCGGCTACAAGTGCCCGCGCACAATCGAATTCGACCCGGAATTGCCGCGCGATCCGAACGGAAAGCTGTACAAGAGGCGCATTCGCGAGCGTTACTGGCAGGGGCGGGCATCGCGAATCGTGTGA
- a CDS encoding enoyl-CoA hydratase-related protein, whose translation MDLNETRERIIYQKDGPIAKIILNWPEKANAQDQKLAEEVDAALLDADRDYDIKVLVLKANGKGFCSGHAIGNNAVDYPSFVENAMVTGHPWKAQSDLFVKPTLNLWEFSKPTIAQVHGYCVGGGTHMGLTTDIVIAADDAYFSYPPLQGFGMPSGECSIEPWVFMNWRRAAYYLFTAEVIDAKKALEVGLVNEVVKREDLDDRVDAIARHIAQAPLTTLMLTKANLKRAWELMGMRVHWQSSNDLVALASISKDVQQLIQTVFKDKVLPAEHARRQAAAAQTDGAAAT comes from the coding sequence ATGGACCTCAACGAGACTCGCGAACGTATCATCTACCAGAAGGATGGCCCGATCGCGAAGATCATCCTCAACTGGCCGGAGAAGGCCAATGCGCAGGACCAGAAGCTGGCCGAAGAGGTCGATGCCGCACTGCTGGACGCCGACCGCGACTACGACATCAAGGTGCTGGTGCTCAAGGCCAACGGCAAGGGTTTCTGCTCCGGGCACGCGATCGGCAACAATGCCGTCGACTACCCGTCGTTCGTGGAGAACGCGATGGTGACGGGCCACCCGTGGAAGGCACAGTCGGATCTCTTCGTCAAGCCGACGCTGAACCTCTGGGAGTTCTCCAAGCCCACCATCGCGCAGGTGCACGGCTACTGCGTGGGCGGCGGGACGCATATGGGCCTGACCACCGATATCGTCATCGCCGCCGACGACGCCTACTTCTCTTACCCGCCGCTGCAGGGTTTCGGCATGCCCTCGGGCGAATGTTCCATCGAGCCTTGGGTGTTCATGAATTGGCGCCGCGCGGCCTACTACCTGTTCACCGCTGAGGTGATCGACGCCAAGAAGGCACTGGAGGTCGGCCTGGTCAACGAGGTGGTCAAGCGCGAGGACCTGGACGACCGGGTGGACGCGATCGCCCGCCACATCGCCCAGGCGCCGTTGACGACGTTGATGCTCACCAAGGCCAATCTGAAGCGGGCCTGGGAGTTGATGGGCATGCGGGTGCACTGGCAGAGCTCCAACGATCTCGTCGCACTGGCCTCGATCAGCAAAGACGTGCAACAGCTGATCCAGACCGTCTTCAAGGACAAGGTGCTACCGGCCGAGCACGCGCGGCGTCAGGCCGCCGCCGCACAGACCGACGGCGCCGCGGCCACGTAG
- a CDS encoding lipoyl domain-containing protein — MADFVIRIPRVSVAVSEAELTGLLVGAGEHVDAGTPIYVIATEKVEQEIEAGASGIVQWTGQVGTIYDIGAEIGVITS, encoded by the coding sequence ATGGCTGACTTCGTTATTCGTATCCCCCGCGTGTCAGTCGCGGTGTCCGAAGCCGAACTCACCGGGCTGCTGGTCGGCGCCGGCGAGCACGTCGACGCGGGAACACCGATCTATGTGATCGCCACCGAGAAGGTGGAACAGGAGATCGAAGCAGGAGCATCCGGGATCGTCCAGTGGACGGGTCAGGTCGGGACCATCTACGACATCGGCGCCGAAATCGGCGTCATCACGTCATAA
- a CDS encoding alpha-ketoacid dehydrogenase subunit beta, giving the protein MDEKEMTMREALNLALDQALQADDRVFLLGEDIADPGASGPTAGLSTKYGHDRVLDTPISEAAIVGAAIGAAIDGLLPVAEIMIMDFIGIAADQLINNAAKLRFMTAGRTTAPITIRTQVYAGLATGATHSQSLEAWFMHIPGMKVIVPSTPRDGKGLLASAIFDPDPCLFVETIRLQSKKGPVPVDPGFSIPLGQADIKRPGTDVSLIGYGRCVHEALAAADTLDTHGVSAEVVDLRTLVPLDVETIVESVRRTRRAVVVHDAVQFAGPGAEIAAILQSELFGELAAPVERVGARFVPNPAAAALEAQVYPSAAGILEAALRTCKRANAHG; this is encoded by the coding sequence ATGGACGAGAAAGAGATGACGATGCGCGAGGCGCTGAACCTCGCGCTGGATCAGGCGCTGCAGGCCGACGACCGAGTGTTTCTGTTGGGTGAGGACATCGCCGATCCCGGCGCGTCCGGTCCGACGGCAGGATTGTCGACGAAATACGGTCACGACCGAGTTCTGGACACTCCGATCTCGGAGGCCGCGATCGTCGGTGCGGCGATCGGCGCCGCGATCGACGGACTGTTGCCGGTGGCCGAAATCATGATCATGGACTTCATCGGCATCGCCGCAGACCAGCTGATCAACAACGCCGCCAAGCTGCGGTTCATGACCGCCGGCCGCACGACGGCGCCGATCACCATTCGTACCCAGGTGTACGCGGGGCTGGCCACCGGTGCCACGCATTCGCAGAGCCTGGAGGCGTGGTTCATGCACATCCCGGGCATGAAGGTGATCGTGCCGTCCACCCCGCGCGACGGCAAAGGCCTGCTGGCCTCGGCGATCTTCGACCCCGACCCATGCCTGTTCGTCGAGACGATCCGGCTGCAAAGCAAGAAGGGGCCGGTTCCCGTTGATCCCGGGTTCTCCATCCCGCTCGGCCAGGCCGACATCAAGCGGCCGGGCACCGACGTGAGTCTGATCGGCTACGGCCGCTGCGTGCATGAGGCGCTCGCGGCGGCTGACACCCTGGACACCCACGGTGTCAGCGCCGAGGTCGTCGATCTGCGCACCCTGGTGCCGCTCGACGTCGAGACCATCGTCGAATCCGTACGGCGTACCCGCCGGGCCGTAGTCGTCCACGACGCGGTCCAATTCGCCGGCCCCGGGGCAGAGATCGCCGCGATCCTGCAATCGGAATTGTTCGGCGAGCTCGCCGCACCCGTCGAGCGGGTTGGCGCCCGGTTCGTCCCTAACCCGGCCGCCGCCGCGCTCGAGGCGCAGGTGTATCCGTCCGCGGCCGGCATCCTCGAAGCGGCCCTGCGCACCTGCAAGAGGGCGAATGCGCATGGCTGA
- a CDS encoding thiamine pyrophosphate-dependent dehydrogenase E1 component subunit alpha, giving the protein MTDTESPDVKRLYALMVLMKAADDRLSKGIGTGEFMCVYWPSRGQEAIAAAMGVTLRPDDQLVTTYRGLHDLIGKGVPLEEIYGEMMGRTVGASRGKGGTMHIAKPEVGVMLSTGIVGAGPPVAVGLAMAAKRKGLDRVTVVSFGDGATNTGSFHEAANMAALWDLPMVFVCQNNQYAEMTPTHDTMKLEHVADRAAGYGMPGVRVDGNDPLAVTAALDEALRRARGGEGPTFIECLTFRFRGHYFGDRMPYIPKEQLEAAMAADPVPRFRRHLADAGLADEQELARIDTEALATVEAALQTVMSAESPLADELERDVYATPIKFPV; this is encoded by the coding sequence ATGACCGACACCGAATCCCCGGACGTCAAACGCCTCTACGCCCTGATGGTGCTGATGAAGGCGGCCGACGACCGGCTGTCCAAGGGCATTGGGACCGGCGAGTTCATGTGCGTGTACTGGCCGTCGCGTGGGCAGGAGGCGATCGCCGCCGCGATGGGTGTCACGCTGCGGCCCGACGACCAGCTGGTGACCACCTACCGCGGGCTGCACGATCTGATCGGCAAAGGCGTCCCGCTCGAGGAGATCTACGGCGAGATGATGGGACGCACCGTCGGTGCCAGCCGCGGCAAGGGCGGAACCATGCACATCGCCAAACCCGAAGTGGGCGTGATGCTTTCGACCGGGATCGTCGGCGCCGGACCGCCGGTGGCCGTGGGGCTGGCGATGGCCGCCAAACGCAAGGGGCTCGATCGCGTGACCGTGGTCAGCTTCGGCGACGGCGCCACCAATACCGGGTCCTTTCACGAGGCAGCCAACATGGCTGCGCTCTGGGATCTGCCGATGGTGTTCGTCTGCCAGAACAATCAGTACGCCGAAATGACGCCGACGCACGACACCATGAAGCTCGAGCACGTCGCCGACCGGGCCGCCGGATACGGGATGCCGGGCGTTCGGGTCGACGGCAACGACCCGCTGGCGGTGACGGCCGCGCTTGACGAGGCACTGCGGCGGGCCCGCGGCGGCGAAGGCCCCACTTTCATCGAATGCCTGACATTCCGCTTCCGCGGTCACTATTTCGGCGATCGGATGCCCTACATCCCGAAGGAACAACTGGAAGCGGCGATGGCCGCCGATCCCGTGCCGCGCTTCCGTCGGCATCTCGCCGACGCCGGCCTCGCCGACGAGCAGGAGCTCGCGCGCATAGACACCGAAGCGCTGGCCACCGTCGAGGCGGCGCTGCAGACGGTGATGAGCGCGGAGTCCCCCCTGGCCGACGAGCTCGAGCGTGACGTGTACGCAACTCCGATCAAGTTCCCGGTGTAA